Below is a window of Hemiscyllium ocellatum isolate sHemOce1 chromosome 8, sHemOce1.pat.X.cur, whole genome shotgun sequence DNA.
TATTTCAAAATGTTACAACAGAATTATCAAGAAATTGGCAAGGAAGAGCACTGTTAATTTAGAAGTTACTGAAAGTCAAAGATTTTGAATTTTgtcaggattttttaaaaacacatcatGAAGATACTAATAGCCAACACATAAAACAGGTGTGATGATTTTCTGACATTTAGGAATTAGTGAAAATCCTCTCAATAATGTTTCTGGCGTTAGCTTAAATGCTAATCGCTACTTATCTGAATTGCTTTCATTTTAGACTTAGAAAGAATTTAATGCGAAGTCGAGAAGAACTTTCATCTGCTGGATTTGCTGAAAGCAGATTTGAAAATTCATTCACCACAGTGAGTATTTCATTTAAGAAGAATTGAAGGAAATGACAAATTTGAAACTTTTGCTGCTTGTGCCTTTTGACTGAACGCTATAAAATAATTAACAAGGGATTAATTTCAAACCCTTACTCAGAATTTGAGATATTGCAACTCTTTCCTCTCGTGCAAGCTATTAGTCACAGATCTAATTGTTTGAAATAGAAGTCCACTGGTATGGCTTTAGTTTGCATTTGTCTTGGAGTGTTATGGCCTTTAATTAAGAAACTTTTATTGATCAAAATATGTCATCTACATTTTCTGTTCTAATTTTGCTAAGGAACTTCTGTAGTTGCTTTTTACAAAAATATGCAGTGATGCAGATAGCATTGACACCCCTGTTTGGTTCTCTGGTTCTAGTTCATGGATATGATTGACCTGGTGGAAACAGATGGTTCGGTTTCAAAACTTCTTGCTGCTTTCAACGACCATGGTGTTTCAGATCACCTAGTACAATACCTTCGACTGCTAACATCTGCATACTTGCAGAAACGGTCTGAGTTCTTTGAACTTTTCCTTGAGGGAGGTGTAAGTGTTAAAGATTTCTGCACTCAGGTAAGTTCCAGAATTGGTTATGTTGATTAATCTACCAAACATTAATTTCCCTTTAAAATCTCAGGACAGAAAAATGTTTCTTGCTGAATACTAATAAACAGTTCATTTAGCAGAATTGGAAGTAAAAGTGTTGAACACTTAATATGGATTAATCAGTACACTACCAAAGAAATGCTGCACATTAAAGATGCCATCATTTGGATGTAATGTTAGACTAACCTTACTTTGGCTTTTCAATTAGTTGAAAGTAGAAGTAAGATTTCCTATAGATACCTGGATATCACTAGGTTTCAATTAAACTATCACACCGGTATATCAAAAGATGGAATATGAGAAAAGTTTTGGAAGTGGACAACCATTACTCAATGGAAGTGCATGATatttttgggaaaaaaagtcatGAAGCTAAGGTAGATGATAAATGATTTCAGCACTTGTGCTTTTTATACTTGCCAAATGTGTTGTCTTATTTAGGATTTACTTATTTTCAACTAAAACACTAATAATCAAAACGAGCTTTGAACCTAAACTTGGATCCAAGTTAGGTACAGctaattttaaacatttcaatacTCAGCCTACTTGGGCACGCAGAAAAAGGGGAGAATGTCTGATCTTAAAGTGGTTGGTAAACCTTTGAAGTGTGGGCAAGAAATATTATATTTAGGACCATATATATTATATTGGAAGGAGGTGGTTGTTTCCAGCCCTTTTATTGTGCTATTCTACTCATAAGCAATTTCAGAAATATTGTCAGAAAGACAAGTTTCACATTTGCCAAGTGACAAAAATAACTGGTGTCCTTGATCTTGCTTTAGTGAGTGGAGAGGATTTTTCAGTGTCACCTTTGAAATTGACAAATAACTTTTCATTTTGCTCACGAGTTGTCAGGTatggtttgtgaagcatgatttgCACAGAAATCCCAAGAATGGGCTTGATATGAGTTTTCCTCATTCTTATAGAGATCCTAAAGATCTTTAGGTATTATTTGAAGAATTCTCCTAGGGCTTAATGTTTCTTCTTAACATATATTCCCAAAGAGATTAGCTAGTCACTGTTTGAGAACTTGTTATATGCACTAATAACATTGCTGGAGTTTAAATGGACAGACAAAGGTGCTACGTCCAATTATTTTTATACATCACCTGTTTAGAGGTGATGATTTCCTGAAAGCACTTTGGACACTCATACCGTATTTAATATAGATATataaatcagagaatccctagagtgtggaagcagtctattcagcctatcaggtccacactgaccctctgaagagcatcgaCCCAAACCCAACCCCCTACCGTATCCCTGCAACCCCCATGACCAATCGACCTAGCTTGCAGATCTGTgggcacccaaaggaaacccacacagatatagggagaatgtaTTCCAACTTCCAAATTTGGAAGATGGATAGTGAGGAATAGAATAGAaatctcttttctttctctcttaatAATCTGTCCAGTTCTAACCTATAATCTACCTAACAgctttccttttttctctttgaTGATTGCCAGCTGATTTCTTTCATAAATTCTGATTCCTGCATAGAAATGATTATGCTGAGATTTCTGTGCAAAAATACTTAGTCAGATGACACACATTGCTGGGTATCTGACTAAAAAAAGACTGACTTTGGACATGCTGGGTGTAGTTAATTTCAATGTTTCACGTCTTGAAGTCGAGCAGAAACAGAACTTTCATTTCCACTGTATGAAATTACTAATGCCAAGTTTCCCTATTGTAGGAAGTGGAACCAATGGCTATAGAGAGTGATCACATTCATATCACCGCGCTGACGCAAGCACTGAGTTTACCAATCCAAGTGGAATATATGGACAAAA
It encodes the following:
- the LOC132818389 gene encoding ubiquitin thioesterase OTUB2-like; translated protein: MDGAFGSVSIVSDKNDIIALGEEHPEDKVYQKKVQDISRKYAYFRKTLGDGNCFYRALSFAYLESLLGSKKGIQKLRKNLMRSREELSSAGFAESRFENSFTTFMDMIDLVETDGSVSKLLAAFNDHGVSDHLVQYLRLLTSAYLQKRSEFFELFLEGGVSVKDFCTQEVEPMAIESDHIHITALTQALSLPIQVEYMDKTDTEVNHHVFPEGARPLVYLLYKPGHYDILYKANKPK